In the Sulfitobacter pacificus genome, one interval contains:
- the ttcA gene encoding tRNA 2-thiocytidine(32) synthetase TtcA, translating into MLDKPEDIHALFHGAPQTTEFKKLRKRLVRNTREAIEQYGMIEPGGKWLVCLSGGKDSYTLLAVLHELQWRGLLPVELLACNLDQGQPGFPATVLPEFLEKMGVPHRIEYSDTYSIVMDKIPEGRTFCALCSRLRRGNLYRIAREENCTAVVLGHHRDDILETFFMNLFHGGRLATMPPKLVNEEGDLFLYRPLAHVSEADCEKFSRAMNYPIIPCDLCGSQDGLQRQQVKQILDGWEANTPGRRQIMFRALMNARPSHLLDPKLFDFAGLTREI; encoded by the coding sequence ATGCTGGACAAACCCGAAGATATTCACGCCCTGTTTCACGGTGCCCCCCAAACAACGGAGTTCAAAAAGCTCCGCAAACGTCTTGTGCGCAATACCCGCGAAGCGATTGAACAATACGGGATGATCGAACCGGGCGGCAAATGGCTGGTCTGTCTGTCAGGCGGTAAGGACAGCTATACCCTGCTGGCCGTGCTGCATGAGCTCCAGTGGCGGGGCCTGCTGCCTGTGGAGCTGCTGGCCTGCAATCTTGATCAGGGGCAGCCCGGTTTTCCCGCAACGGTTCTGCCCGAGTTTCTTGAGAAAATGGGCGTTCCCCACCGGATCGAATATAGCGACACATATTCAATCGTCATGGATAAGATTCCCGAGGGGCGCACCTTTTGTGCGCTTTGTTCGCGTTTGCGGCGTGGCAATCTCTACCGTATCGCCCGCGAAGAAAATTGCACTGCTGTGGTGTTGGGCCATCATCGGGACGACATCCTTGAAACCTTCTTTATGAACCTCTTCCATGGCGGACGGCTGGCAACCATGCCGCCTAAACTTGTGAATGAAGAGGGAGACTTGTTCCTCTATCGCCCCCTCGCACATGTATCCGAGGCAGATTGTGAAAAGTTCAGCCGTGCAATGAATTATCCGATCATTCCCTGTGATCTGTGCGGTTCGCAGGACGGGCTGCAACGCCAGCAGGTCAAACAAATCCTTGATGGTTGGGAGGCAAACACGCCCGGACGCCGCCAGATCATGTTCCGTGCCCTGATGAACGCCCGCCCCTCGCATTTGCTTGACCCCAAGCTCTTTGATTTTGCCGGGCTAACCCGCGAAATCTGA